Proteins found in one Actinokineospora alba genomic segment:
- a CDS encoding EthD family reductase — translation MIKYIALYKRPADAEDFDEKYFGSHLPLIDRTPGLLRQEVAHVTRTYVPGFLGDAEPYLIAELYFESEAAMKAAFKSPEWQAGGANLTEIGGMDLVAMFAAEIKEEL, via the coding sequence GTGATCAAGTACATCGCGCTGTACAAGCGCCCGGCCGACGCCGAGGACTTCGACGAGAAGTACTTCGGCTCGCACCTGCCGCTCATCGACCGGACCCCTGGCCTGCTGCGACAGGAGGTCGCGCACGTCACGCGCACCTATGTGCCCGGCTTCCTGGGCGACGCCGAGCCGTACCTCATCGCGGAGCTGTACTTCGAGTCCGAGGCGGCCATGAAGGCGGCTTTCAAATCACCCGAATGGCAGGCGGGCGGCGCCAACCTGACCGAGATCGGCGGCATGGACCTCGTGGCGATGTTCGCCGCCGAGATCAAGGAGGAGCTGTGA
- a CDS encoding 3-hydroxyacyl-CoA dehydrogenase family protein — translation MSVPGTVAVIGGGTMGAGIAHVFLAAGSRVVLAEADADRAAAGAKAVEASLRKAEERGKLTTTADALLSGLSTVDKLGDLPADTALAVEAVPEKLDLKRSVFGQIADTCPDAVLASNTSSLSITELAAGLPGERVIGMHFFNPVPVQTLVELVHHAGLSAEVIAQVRGWAEALGKTVIEVRDSPGFATSRLGVGVGLEAIRMVEEGVASPEDIDTGMRLGYGWPMGPLRLTDLVGLDVRLSIAEHLARELGDRFTPPQLLRDKVAWGELGRKSGQGFFTW, via the coding sequence GTGAGCGTTCCGGGAACCGTCGCGGTCATCGGCGGCGGCACGATGGGCGCGGGCATCGCGCACGTCTTCCTCGCCGCGGGCAGCCGGGTGGTGCTGGCCGAGGCCGACGCCGACCGGGCCGCCGCGGGGGCGAAGGCCGTCGAGGCGTCGCTGCGCAAGGCTGAGGAGCGCGGCAAGCTCACCACGACCGCGGACGCCCTGCTGAGCGGCCTGTCCACTGTGGACAAGCTGGGTGACCTGCCTGCGGACACCGCGCTCGCGGTGGAGGCGGTGCCGGAGAAGCTCGACCTCAAGCGGTCCGTGTTCGGCCAGATCGCCGACACCTGCCCGGACGCCGTGCTCGCGTCCAACACCTCGTCGCTGTCGATCACCGAGCTGGCCGCGGGCCTGCCCGGCGAGCGGGTCATCGGCATGCACTTCTTCAACCCCGTGCCGGTCCAGACGCTCGTCGAACTGGTGCACCACGCCGGGCTGTCCGCCGAGGTCATCGCGCAGGTGCGCGGCTGGGCCGAGGCGCTCGGCAAGACCGTGATCGAGGTCCGTGACTCGCCCGGGTTCGCCACCTCGCGCCTCGGCGTGGGCGTCGGCCTGGAGGCGATCCGGATGGTCGAGGAGGGCGTGGCCTCGCCGGAGGACATCGACACCGGCATGCGGCTGGGCTACGGCTGGCCGATGGGCCCGCTGCGGCTGACCGACCTCGTCGGCCTCGACGTCCGCCTCTCCATCGCCGAGCACCTCGCCCGCGAACTGGGCGACCGGTTCACCCCGCCGCAACTGCTGCGCGACAAGGTCGCCTGGGGCGAACTCGGCCGCAAGTCGGGCCAGGGCTTCTTCACGTGGTGA
- a CDS encoding GNAT family N-acetyltransferase has translation MTIRPYAPEHADAVHRMRKLAFGSPRDDAWAAESAAWRGFVADVDGATCGTLRIWAYHQFFGGRAVPAGGIATVAVDPHARGRGVAGALLDAALAGMREAGQPLSILFAATPPLYRGRGWEQVGSTERVQVPISVLAALPPGRAPVRRATEADLPALHQLYLDVASTVDGMLDRSEPAFQVSRIFELDIVDVVSGDDGLRGYVAASRPSANDLTVWDLVVRDAEAALTLLGRLSSWTGMVEVVSLRLVDPVVHDLLLGMPRDLPRVVEPFMLRVVDLAAAVEVRGWPDYLPDFAVDLEITDEHAPWNAGGHRLVHESGAMRLEPGGTGAVRLHARALGPWFAGTATTDTLRRAGLLEGDAPMLDAATTAPRQLRIADNF, from the coding sequence GTGACGATCCGGCCGTACGCGCCGGAGCACGCCGACGCCGTGCACCGGATGCGCAAGCTGGCGTTCGGCTCCCCGCGCGACGACGCCTGGGCGGCGGAGTCCGCGGCCTGGCGCGGGTTCGTCGCCGACGTCGACGGCGCGACCTGCGGGACGCTGCGGATCTGGGCCTACCACCAGTTCTTCGGCGGCCGCGCGGTCCCGGCGGGCGGCATCGCCACCGTCGCCGTCGACCCGCACGCCCGTGGTCGAGGCGTGGCGGGCGCGCTGCTCGACGCCGCGCTCGCCGGGATGCGGGAGGCCGGGCAGCCGCTGTCGATCCTGTTCGCCGCCACGCCACCGCTCTACCGCGGCCGCGGCTGGGAGCAGGTCGGGTCGACCGAGCGGGTCCAGGTCCCGATCTCCGTCCTGGCCGCACTGCCGCCCGGTCGCGCTCCGGTCCGCCGCGCGACTGAGGCGGATCTCCCAGCACTGCACCAGCTCTATCTCGACGTCGCGTCCACAGTGGACGGCATGCTGGACCGCTCGGAACCGGCGTTCCAGGTCTCCCGGATCTTCGAACTCGACATCGTCGACGTCGTCTCCGGCGATGACGGCCTGCGCGGCTACGTCGCCGCGAGTCGGCCGAGCGCCAACGACCTGACGGTCTGGGACCTCGTCGTCCGCGACGCCGAGGCCGCCCTGACCCTGCTCGGCAGGCTGTCGAGTTGGACGGGGATGGTCGAGGTTGTGTCGCTGCGCCTGGTCGACCCGGTGGTGCACGACCTGCTGCTCGGCATGCCGCGCGACCTGCCCCGAGTCGTCGAGCCGTTCATGCTGCGCGTGGTCGACCTCGCCGCCGCGGTCGAGGTACGCGGCTGGCCGGACTACCTCCCGGACTTCGCCGTCGACCTGGAGATCACCGACGAACACGCGCCGTGGAACGCGGGCGGGCACCGCCTGGTCCACGAGTCCGGCGCCATGCGCCTCGAACCCGGCGGCACCGGAGCTGTCCGCCTCCACGCCCGCGCTCTGGGGCCATGGTTCGCCGGCACGGCGACCACGGACACCCTGCGCCGCGCGGGTTTGCTGGAAGGCGACGCCCCGATGCTCGACGCCGCGACCACCGCGCCGCGGCAACTCCGCATCGCCGACAACTTCTGA
- a CDS encoding MerR family transcriptional regulator yields MHEDRMMIGDFARRSRLSRKALRLYDSLGLLSPSDVDQFSGYRFYRPDQLDRARRIAMMRGIGMSLARIGEVLDLDPAGVAVEVEAEWRRMDAEHEGRRGLVRFLLTTLTGGTTDMYDVKIREVPAQRVLAVSLNTLAEALPSHIETSMDRLFKHLAATGATVSGAPLVIYHGDVSTDSDGPIEVAVPFDGTVQPAGDLVVREERAHDEAYVTITKGEVVYPNILGAYTAVEQWLEGQSREPSGSPREVYFADWDTIGDTDPAADIAFPC; encoded by the coding sequence ATGCACGAAGACCGCATGATGATCGGCGATTTCGCCCGACGCTCGCGGCTGTCCCGCAAGGCGCTGCGGCTCTACGACTCGCTGGGGCTGCTCAGCCCCAGCGACGTCGACCAGTTCTCCGGCTACCGCTTCTACCGGCCCGACCAGCTCGACCGCGCCCGCCGCATCGCGATGATGCGCGGCATCGGGATGTCGCTGGCCCGGATCGGGGAGGTGCTCGACCTCGACCCGGCCGGAGTCGCCGTCGAGGTGGAGGCGGAGTGGCGGCGGATGGACGCCGAACACGAAGGCAGGCGCGGTCTTGTGCGGTTCTTGCTCACCACACTGACCGGAGGCACCACCGACATGTACGACGTCAAGATCCGCGAAGTCCCCGCCCAGCGGGTGCTCGCCGTCTCCCTCAACACCCTCGCCGAAGCGCTGCCCAGCCACATCGAGACCTCGATGGACCGGCTGTTCAAGCACCTCGCCGCCACCGGGGCGACCGTGTCCGGCGCGCCGCTGGTGATCTACCACGGCGACGTCTCGACCGACTCCGACGGACCGATCGAGGTGGCCGTGCCGTTCGACGGGACGGTCCAGCCCGCGGGCGACCTCGTCGTGCGCGAGGAGCGGGCGCACGACGAGGCCTACGTGACCATCACCAAGGGCGAGGTCGTCTACCCGAACATCCTCGGGGCGTACACGGCGGTCGAGCAGTGGCTCGAAGGCCAGTCCCGCGAACCGTCCGGCTCACCACGCGAGGTCTACTTCGCCGACTGGGACACCATCGGTGACACCGACCCGGCCGCGGACATCGCGTTTCCCTGCTGA
- a CDS encoding fibronectin type III domain-containing protein → MRSKRFTALLGATAIAVAGVGLNAGVAHAEVKTVTAERTCALTPMPITLPISVTLASDVKTTEYLYPEPDQTRIEGHVEFRTVELIAMGATTVSGALDADIVRVNGDHTFRAKVRFEFRKIALTSDRVRVPLVSYTPQLSYGGAGTATVSVDGLDLLLFPLRADGNPPPAEALGGSCPSDHGPDRWFQVEVQNVVADGLGSPGTPKASEVTSTGVTLTWTKPSSPFGVAIAYEVLVDEVVAKRVTDVLTTTLDGLAPDTDYWVRIRAIANYGGSYLGAPAKVRTAAAPAVAVHDYSLTGSASVKAARTSVALTGAARTHLDVGTGKSTSVVTLNPTKANVRFLGVLPLVADVTLTPVGATPGTLVGGVLTTTAAVNIGIPRVTFLGRPISQSATCATTVPAEITLRSGPGFDPVKGGTLTGEFTIPPVSGCGQADSMITSMMSGPGNTVQLALTP, encoded by the coding sequence GTGCGCAGCAAGAGATTCACGGCCCTGTTGGGGGCGACCGCGATCGCAGTGGCAGGAGTGGGACTGAACGCCGGCGTGGCGCACGCGGAAGTGAAGACCGTGACCGCCGAGCGCACCTGCGCGCTCACGCCGATGCCGATCACGCTGCCGATCTCGGTGACCCTGGCATCCGATGTCAAGACGACTGAGTACCTCTATCCGGAACCGGACCAGACCAGGATCGAGGGGCACGTCGAGTTCCGCACCGTCGAGTTGATCGCGATGGGCGCGACCACGGTCAGCGGCGCCCTCGACGCCGACATCGTCAGGGTGAACGGCGATCACACCTTCCGCGCGAAGGTGCGCTTCGAATTCCGCAAGATCGCGCTGACCTCGGACCGGGTGCGGGTGCCGCTGGTCTCCTACACCCCGCAGCTGTCCTACGGCGGCGCGGGCACTGCGACGGTGTCGGTCGACGGACTCGACCTGCTCCTGTTCCCCCTGCGCGCCGATGGGAACCCGCCGCCCGCCGAGGCGTTGGGCGGCTCGTGCCCGAGCGATCACGGTCCTGACCGCTGGTTTCAGGTCGAGGTGCAGAACGTCGTCGCCGACGGCCTCGGCTCGCCCGGGACACCCAAGGCGAGCGAGGTGACCAGCACCGGCGTGACGCTGACGTGGACGAAGCCGAGCAGCCCGTTCGGCGTGGCCATCGCGTATGAGGTCCTGGTCGACGAGGTCGTCGCCAAGCGCGTGACCGATGTGTTGACCACGACCTTGGACGGCCTGGCCCCGGACACCGATTACTGGGTGCGCATCCGGGCGATCGCGAACTACGGCGGCTCCTACCTCGGCGCCCCGGCCAAAGTCCGCACCGCCGCGGCGCCCGCCGTCGCGGTGCACGACTATTCGCTGACCGGGTCGGCCTCGGTCAAGGCCGCCCGGACGTCGGTGGCGCTCACCGGCGCCGCCCGCACGCACCTGGACGTCGGCACCGGCAAGAGCACCTCGGTGGTCACGCTGAACCCGACGAAGGCGAACGTCCGCTTCCTGGGCGTGCTCCCCCTGGTCGCCGACGTGACGCTCACGCCGGTCGGCGCGACCCCGGGCACGCTGGTCGGCGGGGTGCTCACCACGACGGCGGCGGTGAACATCGGCATTCCGAGGGTGACGTTCCTCGGCCGGCCGATCAGCCAGTCGGCGACCTGCGCGACAACCGTCCCCGCGGAGATCACCCTGCGTTCGGGGCCTGGGTTCGACCCGGTGAAGGGCGGGACGCTCACCGGCGAGTTCACGATCCCGCCGGTGAGCGGCTGCGGCCAGGCCGACTCGATGATCACGTCGATGATGTCCGGGCCGGGCAACACCGTGCAGCTCGCGCTGACCCCGTGA
- a CDS encoding trimeric intracellular cation channel family protein, with the protein MVIVVLELVGLAVFSASGALAAVRARLDLFGVVVLGLTTALGGGIIRDVLLGITPPTTLRAWPYLAVPIATALGVFAFHPQVARLRKAVLLLDAVGLGLFTVSGTATALAAGVPAYTACLIGMTSGIGGGAMRDLLLREIPLVLRREIYAVAALAGAVVVVAGARLGLPSVLVTAVGATLVVVIRLVALWRRWNAPVAPGLT; encoded by the coding sequence GTGGTGATCGTCGTATTGGAACTGGTCGGCCTCGCGGTGTTCTCCGCCTCGGGCGCGCTGGCCGCCGTGCGGGCCCGGCTCGATCTCTTCGGGGTCGTCGTCCTGGGCCTCACCACCGCGTTGGGCGGCGGCATCATCCGGGACGTGCTTCTCGGCATCACCCCGCCGACGACCCTGCGCGCCTGGCCTTATCTGGCCGTGCCCATCGCCACCGCGCTTGGTGTCTTCGCCTTCCACCCGCAGGTCGCCCGGCTGCGCAAGGCGGTGCTGCTCCTCGACGCGGTCGGCCTCGGCCTGTTCACCGTCTCGGGCACCGCGACCGCGCTGGCCGCCGGTGTCCCGGCGTACACGGCGTGTCTGATCGGGATGACCTCCGGCATCGGCGGCGGCGCCATGCGCGACCTGCTGCTCCGCGAGATCCCGCTGGTCCTGCGCCGGGAGATCTACGCCGTCGCCGCGCTCGCGGGCGCCGTGGTCGTCGTCGCCGGCGCCCGGCTCGGCCTGCCCTCGGTGCTGGTCACCGCGGTCGGTGCCACGCTCGTCGTGGTCATCCGGCTCGTCGCCCTGTGGCGGCGCTGGAACGCCCCCGTCGCACCTGGACTCACTTAG
- a CDS encoding response regulator transcription factor: MRILVVDDDRAVRESLRRSLQFNGYQVDLASDGRQALETVLGTDGTGTRPDAMVLDVMMPRLDGLEVCRRLRGVGDDLPILVLTARDLVSDRVAGLDAGADDYLPKPFALEELLARLRALLRRATPEQPGTPEAAPLRFADLEMDPMTREVRRGERPISLTRTEFALLELLLSHPKQVLTRGRILEEVWGYDFPTSGNALEVYVGYLRRKTEADGESRLIHTVRGIGYVLRETPP; this comes from the coding sequence ATGCGCATCCTCGTAGTCGACGACGACCGGGCCGTGCGCGAGTCACTCCGGCGGTCGCTGCAGTTCAACGGCTACCAGGTGGACCTCGCCAGCGACGGCAGGCAGGCCCTCGAGACAGTGCTCGGCACCGACGGCACGGGCACCCGCCCCGACGCCATGGTCCTGGACGTCATGATGCCCAGGCTCGACGGCCTGGAGGTCTGCAGGCGCCTGCGCGGCGTCGGCGACGACCTGCCGATCCTCGTGCTCACCGCCCGCGACCTGGTGTCCGACCGGGTCGCCGGGCTCGACGCGGGCGCCGACGACTACCTGCCCAAGCCGTTCGCCCTGGAGGAGCTGCTGGCCCGGCTGCGCGCGCTGCTGCGGCGGGCCACGCCCGAGCAGCCCGGCACGCCCGAGGCCGCGCCGCTGCGCTTCGCCGACCTCGAGATGGACCCGATGACCAGGGAGGTGCGCCGAGGCGAGCGGCCGATCAGCCTCACCCGCACCGAGTTCGCCCTGCTGGAGCTGCTGCTGTCACACCCGAAGCAGGTCCTCACCCGGGGCCGCATCCTCGAAGAGGTCTGGGGCTACGACTTCCCGACCTCCGGCAACGCGCTGGAGGTCTACGTCGGCTACCTGCGCCGCAAGACCGAGGCCGACGGCGAGTCCCGGCTGATCCACACGGTCCGCGGGATCGGCTACGTGCTGCGGGAGACACCGCCCTGA
- a CDS encoding sensor histidine kinase, whose amino-acid sequence MTFAPVGEAPSGEIRQRVSLRTRIALLAAMCVGGAVALVSLGAYITVYRGLYQQIDENLTERAQALVHNTQEVDAGRTEIPSFFLELTDIKFDVIDASGKSAFNRPVVRPPIGPDELLVAAGEKQTSFRTDEATDTRVLAMKYPFFTRGAALVLAQPLESTKSTLAKLSVVLIVIGGSGIIVAAIAGTAVARGSLRPVQRLTAAAERVTHTGDLRPIPVTGDDELSRLTQSFNTMLGAVAESQERQRRLVADAGHELRTPLTSLRTNLELMLASEQPGAPSLSQRDRVEIHDDLRAQLDELTQLIGDLVELAREDAAPAVQEHVELAEVVEQALDRARRRAGGEIHFDVRLHPWHLVGHAASLERAVLNLLDNAVKFSPPGETVRVELQPMGDGYAFLQVADAGPGISDADLPHVFDRFYRSEEARTLPGSGLGLAIVKQAAERHGGSVYASRSADGGALMAMRLPGSPG is encoded by the coding sequence ATGACCTTCGCCCCCGTGGGCGAGGCGCCGAGCGGGGAGATCCGTCAGCGCGTCTCGCTGCGCACCCGCATCGCCCTGCTCGCCGCCATGTGCGTCGGCGGCGCGGTCGCCCTGGTGTCCCTTGGCGCCTACATCACCGTCTATCGCGGCCTCTACCAGCAGATCGACGAGAACCTGACGGAGCGCGCGCAGGCGCTCGTCCACAACACCCAGGAAGTCGACGCCGGGCGCACCGAGATCCCGAGCTTCTTCCTCGAGCTGACCGACATCAAGTTCGACGTGATCGACGCGTCCGGAAAGTCCGCGTTCAACCGCCCGGTCGTGCGCCCCCCGATCGGACCCGACGAGCTGCTCGTGGCGGCGGGCGAGAAGCAGACGTCGTTCCGGACCGACGAGGCGACCGACACCCGGGTCCTGGCCATGAAGTACCCGTTCTTCACCAGGGGCGCCGCGCTCGTGCTCGCGCAGCCGCTGGAGTCCACCAAGAGCACGCTCGCCAAGCTGTCCGTCGTGCTGATCGTGATCGGCGGCTCCGGGATCATCGTCGCCGCCATCGCGGGCACGGCCGTCGCCCGAGGCAGCCTCAGACCAGTCCAGCGGCTCACCGCCGCGGCCGAAAGAGTCACTCACACGGGTGATCTACGTCCGATCCCGGTGACCGGAGACGACGAGCTGTCCCGGCTCACCCAGAGCTTCAACACCATGCTCGGGGCCGTCGCCGAGTCGCAGGAGCGACAGCGAAGACTCGTCGCGGACGCGGGCCACGAGCTGCGCACCCCGCTGACCTCGCTGCGCACCAACCTCGAACTCATGCTCGCCTCCGAGCAGCCGGGCGCGCCCTCGCTGTCGCAGCGCGACCGGGTCGAGATCCACGACGACCTGCGGGCCCAGCTCGACGAGCTGACCCAGCTCATCGGCGACCTGGTCGAACTGGCCCGCGAGGACGCCGCGCCCGCCGTGCAGGAGCACGTCGAGCTGGCCGAGGTCGTCGAGCAGGCCCTCGACCGGGCCCGCAGGCGCGCGGGCGGCGAGATCCACTTCGACGTCCGGCTGCACCCGTGGCACCTGGTCGGGCATGCCGCGTCGCTGGAGCGCGCGGTGCTGAACCTGCTGGACAACGCGGTGAAGTTCAGCCCGCCCGGCGAGACCGTCCGGGTCGAACTGCAGCCCATGGGCGACGGCTACGCCTTCCTCCAGGTCGCCGACGCCGGGCCCGGCATCAGCGACGCCGACCTGCCGCACGTGTTCGACCGCTTCTACCGCTCCGAGGAGGCACGAACCCTACCCGGCTCCGGTTTGGGCCTCGCGATCGTGAAACAGGCGGCCGAACGACACGGTGGATCGGTGTACGCCAGCCGCTCGGCCGACGGCGGCGCGCTGATGGCGATGCGCCTTCCGGGTAGCCCGGGGTGA
- a CDS encoding DeoR/GlpR family DNA-binding transcription regulator yields MLARQRQEVILDEIRRTGAVQVHTLVTRLGVSDMTVRRDLDVLAKRGLLEKVHGGATSVIGRSTDEPGFEAKSVRALPEKEAVSARAAGLIRPGTAIGLSAGTTTWTFARFLADIPDLTVVTNSIRVADVLRHAGRSDRTVVLTGGVRTPSDALVGPVAVQSLRSLHLDMVFLGVHGMSDSAGYTTPNLDECETDRALVEAGGRLVVLADHTKWGVVGISTIADLEEADVLVTDEGLPDDAREVLRERVGELVIASVPAVAEADQ; encoded by the coding sequence GTGCTCGCACGTCAACGCCAAGAAGTGATCCTGGACGAGATTCGCCGCACCGGCGCCGTCCAGGTCCACACGCTGGTCACAAGACTTGGCGTGTCCGACATGACGGTCCGCCGAGACCTCGACGTCCTGGCGAAACGCGGGCTCCTGGAGAAGGTGCACGGCGGCGCCACCTCGGTGATCGGCCGCAGCACCGACGAGCCCGGCTTCGAGGCGAAGTCGGTGCGGGCGCTGCCCGAGAAGGAAGCCGTGTCGGCCCGCGCGGCGGGCCTCATCCGGCCCGGCACCGCGATCGGCCTGTCCGCGGGCACCACCACGTGGACGTTCGCCCGGTTCCTCGCCGACATCCCCGACCTGACGGTCGTCACCAACTCGATCCGCGTCGCCGACGTCCTGCGCCACGCGGGCCGCTCCGACCGCACCGTCGTGCTCACCGGCGGCGTGCGCACCCCGTCGGACGCGCTGGTCGGCCCGGTCGCCGTGCAGTCGCTGCGGTCGCTGCACCTGGACATGGTCTTCCTCGGCGTCCACGGCATGTCCGACAGCGCCGGCTACACCACCCCCAACCTCGACGAGTGCGAGACCGACCGCGCGCTGGTCGAGGCGGGCGGACGGCTCGTCGTGCTCGCCGACCACACCAAGTGGGGAGTCGTCGGCATCTCCACCATCGCCGACCTGGAAGAGGCCGACGTCCTGGTCACCGACGAAGGCCTCCCGGACGACGCGCGCGAAGTGCTCCGTGAGCGCGTCGGCGAGCTGGTGATCGCGTCCGTTCCCGCGGTGGCCGAGGCCGACCAGTGA
- the galT gene encoding galactose-1-phosphate uridylyltransferase: MRRTEGKLADGRQILYFDDSPEAPPRTAVDQRDLTPAENTSQIRRDPLTGEWVALAAHRQTRTYKPPAGLCPLCPSTEGRPTEIPEPGYDVVVFENRFPSFAQHATAATATGLVPAAPGVGRCEVVCFTDDHSVSFGALPVSRIRTVVDVWADRTAALSELPGVEQVFPFENRGDEIGVTLSHPHGQVYGYPFITPRTARMLEVAAAYQAEHGRPVMGDVLAAERAEGTRVLVDSTHWTAFVPAAARWPVEVHLVPHRQVPDLPALTDAERDDFAEVYRRVLGMLDGLYDRELPYIAAWHQAPVNTGRDLAWLHLQVFSVLRTADRVKYLAGSESGMAVWINDVTPEDLAMRLSSRSSHRTVSGASQ; the protein is encoded by the coding sequence GTGAGGCGGACGGAAGGCAAGCTCGCCGACGGCAGGCAGATCCTCTACTTCGACGATTCCCCCGAGGCGCCCCCGCGCACGGCCGTCGACCAGCGCGACCTCACGCCCGCCGAGAACACCTCGCAGATCCGCCGAGACCCGCTGACCGGCGAGTGGGTCGCCCTCGCCGCGCACCGCCAGACCCGCACGTACAAGCCGCCAGCCGGGCTGTGTCCACTGTGTCCGTCCACCGAGGGCAGGCCGACCGAGATCCCGGAACCCGGCTACGACGTGGTGGTCTTCGAGAACCGCTTCCCCTCGTTCGCCCAGCACGCCACGGCCGCCACGGCGACAGGTCTCGTGCCCGCCGCGCCGGGCGTGGGCCGCTGCGAGGTGGTCTGCTTCACCGACGACCACTCGGTGTCCTTCGGCGCGCTGCCGGTCAGCCGGATCCGCACCGTCGTCGACGTCTGGGCCGACCGCACCGCCGCGCTCAGCGAGCTGCCCGGCGTCGAGCAGGTGTTCCCGTTCGAGAACCGCGGCGACGAGATCGGCGTGACGCTCAGCCACCCGCACGGGCAGGTCTACGGTTACCCGTTCATCACCCCGCGCACCGCCCGGATGCTCGAGGTCGCCGCCGCCTACCAGGCCGAACACGGCCGCCCGGTGATGGGCGACGTCCTCGCCGCCGAACGCGCCGAGGGCACCCGGGTGCTCGTCGACTCGACCCACTGGACCGCCTTCGTGCCCGCCGCCGCCCGCTGGCCGGTCGAGGTGCACCTCGTCCCGCACCGCCAGGTCCCCGACCTGCCCGCGCTCACCGACGCCGAACGCGACGACTTCGCTGAGGTCTACCGCCGGGTGCTCGGCATGCTCGACGGCCTCTACGACCGTGAGCTTCCCTACATCGCCGCCTGGCACCAGGCGCCGGTCAACACCGGCCGCGACCTGGCATGGCTCCATTTGCAGGTGTTCTCGGTACTGCGAACAGCCGATCGGGTGAAGTATCTTGCCGGTTCGGAGTCCGGAATGGCCGTCTGGATCAACGACGTGACTCCGGAAGACCTCGCGATGAGGTTGAGTTCACGGTCTTCGCACAGGACGGTCTCAGGCGCTTCTCAGTAG